The sequence below is a genomic window from Gossypium hirsutum isolate 1008001.06 chromosome A11, Gossypium_hirsutum_v2.1, whole genome shotgun sequence.
aaaatcttaaattttattttcatctaagtacttaccatttcaatgctccttataattaaacatgttaccattcaatcaatagcttggcacttgtctaagcgtcaaacaacatcattgttagtatacttgtacatatttcatataaattcaacattgatatacttattttctcgacatgtcacacttgagtttaataattgtctttacgtacataatttccttgtatcaacatatcaaagataatcatatatatacatgtcatgaaacatatcattctcttaccgtttcttcataagtatatatcaatcatttcattatatcaatatttcatgctccatcatttccatataatttatgtatatttattccggtaaagtttatatcaaacttaacataaattatactccatgtacttattcttattttgtttatctatctttataattatttcatacaactattttgtacatatatttccatatgaccagttcttgtaaacattttacacaaccatttcatataaccattcttcatctgatacatattacctgaatatcaattgtttaatagatgtcatagcgtctcccatccacggtcttatttatctttgacatgatgccatagtgtctttcaattatggttttactcattttctgtcatgttgccatggtatctttcaaccatggtcttattcatttcctgtTATGTTGCCATGgttctttcaaccatggtcttacacatttcatatcatgttgccatggtatctttcaaccatggtcttacacatttcatatcatgtttccatggtatctttcaaccatggtcttattcatttcatgtcacgttgccatggtatctttcaaccatggtcttacacatttcatattatgttgccatggtatctttcaaccatggtcttacacatttcatttcaaagagcacactcctacgaacctcatccttacagcgggattaccagtccaggctaaatcccctgtaatataaactcatagagtattgtcgggattaccagtccaagctaaatcccctgcaacgaaaattactctaatgagcttggatctgaattactagtccagactaaattcagaccctaattcggattacccgtctgggctaaatccatttacacgtattcttcgagagggctatatcaggataggatcacccgtccgggctagatcctttttaacgtcaattccttttcagagatccatcgaattttcctttcattcaaccgaaatttcttccccttttatcaaatatgttaatgtttcttcaattttcatacaatgaacattcaaatcatattcatatcaaaaacatacatttcaagcatttaagaatataattcaagttatacgaacttacataGCGAAATTACAGAAATATCAAGAtccagggacattttggtaatttaccattttcccaattttcacccgatcataaattgacaatttcactcaatttattaatttagataataaaactaTTCATTCCCTTCAagttggtcatttttgacatttttgcaaaattgcccccctgaagttttacttttattcaatttagtccttaagcctaaaacatgcaaattagccatgctacctaaatattcatatatattttcctcctcctcctctccattccacatccttaatgtatataacacacttgtaattaacattatctataatttttattatttacttttatgaatattcaagctgtccatctgtgtcatagtcactaaattatttatatctggagctatagaactccaaattaatatcatctaattttttatgaaactctACTCATATATAttgttaccataaaattttcataatttttggttcagtcaataagtacagtttattctttaaagttacccttgttctgctatctgacagttgtgacccttcttcactaaaaattaattatctccttataCAGAATTCTaatgatgtttctgtttatttcccttgaaaatagactcattcaagattctaaacatataaatttaagcccataattatttttattaaattttttatgatttttcaaattcagaacaggggaacccaaaatcattctgaccttgtctcacaaaatttgttatatctcatgatttacaattccattacttacataatttcttctataagaaactagactcaataagctttaatttaatattttattcatcctataattctatttatacaattttttgtgattttttcaagttagactattgctgctgtccaaaactgttttatgtaaaatgttaattttcattttaccccaaatttcacagttcatacaattcaatccttatttcacttctaacttgaaaattatatcaatttaatccctaatttaatcatttcattcaacatgaacaatatctataaatctaataactttcaaaatatcaacttaacttcatcaaaaccttattccaatacttctaaaacatcaaaattaaaagaaaaggacttaattgacttacctattaaactttcaagcttcacaccttcaattttcccttttcttctttcttttctttttttctttctttccttcccctgctaTTTGTTTCGTTTGCTTTTTCTtcatttctattctttttttctttctttatttccttattttactatatcatggataatattttactgtaaaaattttcgggatattacaatactcctatcaccaaaaatagaactagaagagaaattaaacctccaaagaagtatgctgtggcagatctagttgcttatgctttaaatgtggctgaagatatagatgcgaaccaagagccatctaattattctgaggcggttagttgtaaagacttagaaaagtggatgttttctatgcaagaggagattgaatcactccacaaaaacagaacatgagatcttgtgaaacttcctaaaggtaaaaaggttgttcattgtaaatgggtgtttaaaaagaaataaggggCTCCAGGAGTTGAACCCATATATAAAGCAagacttgttgcaaagggttacagtcaaattccaggagtggacttcacaaatatgttctccccagttgtgaagcatagttcaattcaagctttgcttggtattgtggccatgcatgatttggatcttgagcagttagatataaaaactgcatttttgcatggagaacttgaggaggatatttatatgcaacaaccaggcggttttacagtctcagaaaaagaggactgtgtttgcttgctgaaaaagtccctttacagtttgaaacagtcaccaagattgtacaagaggtttgattcctttatgacttctcatgatttcagaagaagtagttttgatagttgtgtttactttaagaaaaacagtgatggttcttttgtgtatctacttctttatattgatgacatgttgatagcaacaaaagataaatgagagataagaaaggtcaaagcccaactaagtgaagaatttgagatgaaagctTTGGGACCagtaaagaagatacttggtatagaTATTTTCAAATAGAAAAGCaaataaattgtacctaagtcaaaaggggtacattgagaaagttctttgcaagttcaatatgcagagtgctaagcctgttagtactcctttagttgCCCATTTTaggctttcatcggctttgtctccacaatcagataatGAGAttaagtacatgtcacatgttccattcTTTAGTGCAGTGgaatctctcatgtatgctatggtttgttcacgtccagatttatcatatgcagtcagtgcaatTAGCAAATACATGGTGAAACCTGGTAAaaaacattggaaagcagttcagtggattttaatatacttacgaggtattactgatgtttgcttacaattTGGAAAAACTAgtgatggagtcattgggtatgttgatactgattttgctggagaccttgatagaagaagatctctcataggttatgtctttacaatcggaggttgtacaatcagttggaaagccattttacaaactacagtcgctttgtctaccaatgaagctgagtacatggcgattgctgaggcttgtaaagaagctatttagttgaagggactctttagtgaacttaatgaaaaccttcaaatcaatacagtattttgtgacagtcagagtccagtcttccttacaaaagatcaaatatttcatgagagaacaaaacacattgatgttggtatcattttgttcgtgatattattgctcgtagtGATATTGTTGTGTGCAAAagtagtactcatgaaaatcttgcagatatgatgactaagtcacttcctataaccaagtttgaacattgcttagacttggttggtgttcattgttgaagtaacccttaaggggttttatagaagatACGGAGAACTTGTTTTTTGAAAGTtcacgatgaagaacttgttcattgagaatttgtgtcaaggtggagattgttagaattaagtgacccgaatccttatttaaataaaatacaatggtaaaataaaataaaagtaaaatttatatagaactacacttcttttattttattttgaataaggttttttaaaccttattgaactccatttattttatattgattagaataaggtgtttcaatcttactacactcctattagaatatggctctacaagcctataaatagaaatagtctattcctcttgtatttaattcgaatttgacatagtaaattttcttctccacTGCCGATTGTTTTTtttccccgaaagggtttccacgtaaaatttgtgtgttctttatttttatttctgttttctttgtgatatattgtcattactgacattctattttttacaataataaatgTTATCAATAAGTGATGGGTGTAATGGTAAAACACGTTGCATTTTAAGAGAAGATTATTGGAATAGTTTCTAAATATATATAGTGTTCCAGTAGTTGCAAAGGAAAACTCATTAGTAACTAAAAGTTATGTCACTTGGTTTTtaataaatagttataattattcaagtagataTTCTATTAAATAGTTATGTTTATTGCTAAAGATTGACTATCCATTTGGGTGATTATATCCCTATGAAGAGACGTGAGACCTCCCATAAATGGGAGTAAAATTTCTTTTGCATGAAACACCCAAAACATAGAAAACAAAGTTTCTTTCTATTCTCcaactatgtttttatttttagattattctataaagaatTACTATAGAAATTTTTACAAACATTAATATTCTCATTATGCTCCGCTCAGTGGACGGTTTTCGTCAATGCAAAACATAGATAGTCAttgggcttcattgtatccttgaTGTTTATTTGTCAGTAAGTCTTTTGCATATCATAATATAGGTGGGGTTATAGAACTTTAAAGAAAGTGACATTGATACACACCTTGAAACTTTCATTAACTtctcatatatttatatttatcccTACGCACCAACAGAGAAACACGTTCAAACCTTGAAGACGACATTGTTGGAAATGATAATTATGAACCCTAAACATAGTTCATAAAACAAACGTGGagaatacaatatatatatataataaatgttaAGAGATGAACTTAATAGATTGAACTATGTTGAACAGATTCAAATATCAAGTTGGTCACAactatgaaaagaaaatatagaaaaaattattggTCCAATATAGGTCTTAGCAGTTGAATTGCTTTTTGATCTATTCAATGTTTAGTCACTTTTCTATACCTATCATACTAATCATTATATTTTGATTCAACCAATCTAGTCCAAGTCTTTTTTTATTCCTGGATTTTAGGGGATCGTAAAAGAGAAGATACAAAAGGTTTAGGTGGAATTACCAATGATTGAAGGCTTCCTTGCAACATTTCTAGCACCTTAGTCATTGAAGGCCGATCACATGGGTCACACTGAATGCACCAAAGGCTCACTATAATCAACTTCCTTGttatttcttcttcctcttcagcTATTACTATTTTGAGATTCAAGTTCATAGATTGATCAATATGCTCATAAATCCATGATGGCAAATACACTTCACTGGTTTGAGACACTCCAACATCAATATTTTTTCTTCCTCCCACCATTTCAAGGACCATCATTCCATAGCTATAGACATCAGATTTATAAGAAACTCTGCCGAAGTTTCGACAAAACACTTCTGGAGCAATATATCCGACTGTTCCCCTTGCACAAGCCATGGAAATTATACTCTCCTTTCTTTCACAAAATTTAGATATACCAAAATCAGATATTTTGGGACAAAAGTTCTTGTCTAAAAGGATATTGTGAGGTTTTATGTCGAAGTGCAAGATCCTTGTGTTGCAACCTTGATGCAAATATTCGAGTCCTCTGGCAATGCCGAGTGCAATGTCGTACAAAGTTTTCCACTCCAATTGACGACTTTGGTTATTTGATCCTTGACTATAAATAAACTTGTCCAAAGATCCATGAAGCATGAATTCAAAAATCAAAGCTCTCTTCGATCTCTCGAAACAAAAACCAAGTAATGTCACTATATTAATGTGAGAAGTTCTACTAATACTAGCTACCTCGTTCATGAAATCTTCTCCATTTCCCTTAGATTCATTTAGGACTTTAACCGCCACAAAACGACTGTCAGACATTTTTCCTCTGTATACTTTGCCATATCCTCCTTGACCTAAATTATCATGAAATTTATTTGTCATTTTCTGGATTTCTTTATAAGAATATCGCTTTGGTGCAAATGaaccaaaattttttataaatgcCTCCATTGTTGCTTTGTCTCCTTGGCGGGGATGATTTGACAATGATTTTCTTTTCAACCTCAAGACAATGAAGCTTACTAATACAATAGTAACAACGGTTACACCAACTGTCAAtcctgttatatatatatatatatgaatgaagaTTAATACAGTCTCCACATCAATTAGTTTCacaaaaacaaaatcaattaatataatttatatttatatttatatttcatatgttGTTAGTGAATAAAATTTGTCCGTTGTTAGTAAATTATATGATAACCCCATTACTTGCAATTTTTTGAAAATTcccttaaaaaaattatcatgtttTCAATAGAcatcaaatattaattaataaacagAATTTTGCAAGGAATAATAAAACTTTTGTTAATTATGACCCATTAAATTGTTTCATACCTATGATTAGATTCAGCTGCAACTTGGAATTCGACCCTATGAATACAATATACAGCAAAAATCAATAAAGAGGATACTCTtcaattttaatcatttaataattccATCATTAAATCTGTTTTTTGAAGTTAAAATATTC
It includes:
- the LOC107911013 gene encoding rust resistance kinase Lr10; translation: MEAFIKNFGSFAPKRYSYKEIQKMTNKFHDNLGQGGYGKVYRGKMSDSRFVAVKVLNESKGNGEDFMNEVASISRTSHINIVTLLGFCFERSKRALIFEFMLHGSLDKFIYSQGSNNQSRQLEWKTLYDIALGIARGLEYLHQGCNTRILHFDIKPHNILLDKNFCPKISDFGISKFCERKESIISMACARGTVGYIAPEVFCRNFGRVSYKSDVYSYGMMVLEMVGGRKNIDVGVSQTSEVYLPSWIYEHIDQSMNLNLKIVIAEEEEEITRKLIIVSLWCIQCDPCDRPSMTKVLEMLQGSLQSLVIPPKPFVSSLLRSPKIQE